In Pseudofrankia saprophytica, one genomic interval encodes:
- a CDS encoding SDR family NAD(P)-dependent oxidoreductase — translation MIGDLLRLDGRTVVVAGAGGGGIGTAVCAAAAELGASVVGLDVDKAALAAAEAAVHGPFRGVVVDVRVKDEVDAAFADAVATFGSADGLVHVVGGQRPRHWQPADDFPLADLDEVLDLNLRSALLTSQAAARAMTTAGRGGSIVHIASVAAFFAAPYSLAYSAAKAALVSLTRTTAAEWGPRGIRVNAVATGTIRTPHSRGNDAADQARDAVLALRRRGTPRELAGAVMFLLSDLAGFVTGHTLTVDGGSTIRPSYLGPDDVPVFMEDGDLRQRLLQDQARRTS, via the coding sequence ATGATCGGGGACCTGCTGCGGCTCGACGGCCGCACTGTCGTCGTCGCGGGCGCCGGGGGCGGCGGCATCGGCACGGCGGTGTGCGCGGCGGCCGCCGAGCTCGGGGCCAGTGTCGTCGGCCTCGACGTCGACAAGGCCGCGCTGGCCGCGGCCGAGGCGGCCGTCCACGGCCCGTTCCGCGGCGTGGTCGTGGACGTGCGCGTGAAGGACGAGGTCGACGCCGCGTTCGCCGACGCGGTCGCGACGTTCGGCTCGGCCGACGGGCTGGTGCACGTGGTCGGCGGCCAGCGGCCCCGGCACTGGCAGCCAGCCGACGACTTCCCGCTCGCCGACCTCGACGAGGTCCTCGACCTCAACCTGCGCTCGGCGCTGCTCACCAGCCAGGCCGCCGCCCGGGCGATGACCACGGCGGGCCGGGGCGGCAGCATCGTGCACATCGCGTCGGTCGCCGCGTTCTTCGCGGCGCCGTACAGCCTCGCCTACAGCGCGGCCAAGGCCGCGCTCGTCTCCCTCACGAGGACGACCGCCGCCGAGTGGGGCCCACGCGGCATCCGCGTCAACGCCGTCGCGACCGGCACCATCCGCACCCCGCACAGCCGCGGCAACGACGCCGCCGACCAGGCCCGCGACGCCGTGCTCGCCCTGCGACGGCGCGGTACGCCGCGCGAGCTGGCCGGTGCCGTGATGTTCCTGCTCAGCGACCTCGCCGGCTTCGTCACCGGCCACACCCTCACGGTCGACGGCGGCTCCACCATCCGCCCCTCCTACCTCGGGCCGGACGACGTCCCGGTCTTCATGGAGGACGGCGACCTACGCCAAAGACTGCTCCAGGACCAGGCACGGAGGACCAGCTGA
- a CDS encoding class I adenylate-forming enzyme family protein has protein sequence MAESGTDTRAALLASGSYFEVVDEDVRGVRMPVFRHRARSLRELLDRTAGFGERTYLVDGDVRLSFATHLAHVDALAAALRDRFGLRQGDRVAIYAANRWEWVVAFWAVATTGAIPAAFNSWWTPDEFAHASALVEPALVIGDAPRLARAAQAAGTLPLLDLDEVPGLARAHRGARPAPVTVDEDDPAVLIFTSGTTGRPKAVSTAHRGLCGLEQVNRFTEMLAMVALGRPVPASVDDLPVRDDVVLVTSPLFHTSMLYGVVLRAAAAGTAGVLLPGRFDPERVLATIERERVTSWLALGSAAPRVCAFPGRDRFDTTSLRHMGVGGAPVSPAVQGSIRETFPGVARTLSIGYASTESVAVVANLSGPALERHPASTGRASVTTEVELRDPYGAPVPDGTLGEVHVRSPYLMLGYWNDPKASSEVLKDGGWLAMGDVGRLVDGLLYIDSRARDLILVSAENVTPTEVEHRLEAHPDVVEAAVFAVDDDLTGDAVCAAVVAGPDAKLDEGDLAAWCRSALAHYKVPTRWHLAHDPLPRTATGKLLKHVIRAQVTGTRPSAPQGGDDGNRGL, from the coding sequence ATGGCCGAGTCCGGCACCGACACACGGGCGGCGTTGCTGGCGTCCGGGTCGTACTTCGAGGTCGTCGACGAGGATGTCCGCGGCGTCCGGATGCCCGTGTTCCGCCACCGCGCCCGGTCGCTGCGCGAGCTCCTCGACCGGACCGCCGGGTTCGGCGAGCGGACCTATCTCGTCGACGGCGACGTGCGGCTCAGCTTCGCCACCCACCTGGCACACGTCGACGCCCTGGCCGCCGCTCTGCGGGACAGGTTCGGGCTGCGCCAGGGTGACCGCGTCGCGATCTATGCCGCGAACCGCTGGGAGTGGGTCGTCGCCTTCTGGGCCGTCGCGACGACCGGCGCGATCCCCGCCGCCTTCAACAGCTGGTGGACGCCGGACGAGTTCGCCCACGCCTCGGCGCTGGTCGAGCCGGCGCTGGTCATCGGCGACGCGCCGCGGCTGGCCCGGGCGGCGCAGGCCGCGGGCACGCTCCCACTGCTGGACCTCGACGAGGTGCCCGGCCTCGCCCGGGCGCACCGCGGCGCGCGGCCGGCGCCGGTGACGGTCGACGAGGACGACCCGGCGGTTCTCATCTTCACCAGCGGCACCACCGGCCGGCCCAAGGCCGTCAGCACCGCGCACCGGGGGCTGTGCGGCCTGGAGCAGGTCAACAGGTTCACCGAGATGCTGGCGATGGTCGCCCTGGGCCGGCCGGTCCCGGCGTCCGTCGACGACCTGCCCGTCCGCGACGACGTCGTGCTCGTGACCTCGCCGCTGTTCCACACCTCGATGCTCTACGGCGTCGTGCTGCGCGCGGCCGCGGCCGGCACGGCGGGCGTCCTGCTGCCGGGACGCTTCGACCCCGAGCGCGTGCTCGCCACGATCGAACGGGAGCGGGTCACCAGCTGGCTCGCGCTGGGCAGCGCGGCCCCCCGGGTCTGCGCCTTCCCGGGCCGCGACCGGTTCGACACGACCAGCCTGCGCCACATGGGCGTCGGCGGCGCCCCCGTCAGCCCCGCCGTCCAGGGTTCGATCCGGGAGACCTTCCCCGGGGTGGCCCGGACCCTCAGCATCGGCTACGCGAGCACCGAGAGCGTCGCGGTCGTCGCCAACCTCAGCGGACCGGCCCTCGAACGGCACCCCGCCTCCACCGGCCGGGCGAGCGTGACCACCGAGGTCGAGCTGCGCGACCCCTACGGCGCGCCGGTGCCCGACGGCACGCTGGGCGAGGTGCACGTCCGCAGCCCCTACCTCATGCTCGGCTACTGGAACGATCCCAAGGCCTCGTCCGAGGTGCTCAAGGACGGCGGCTGGCTGGCGATGGGTGACGTCGGCCGGCTCGTCGACGGCCTGCTGTACATCGACAGCCGGGCCCGCGACCTGATCCTCGTCAGCGCCGAGAACGTCACGCCGACCGAGGTCGAGCACCGGCTGGAGGCGCACCCCGACGTGGTCGAGGCCGCCGTCTTCGCCGTCGACGACGACCTGACCGGCGACGCGGTCTGCGCAGCCGTCGTCGCCGGTCCGGACGCGAAGCTGGACGAGGGCGACCTGGCCGCCTGGTGCCGGTCCGCCCTCGCGCACTACAAGGTGCCGACCCGCTGGCACCTCGCCCACGACCCGCTCCCCCGCACGGCCACCGGCAAGCTGCTCAAGCACGTCATCCGCGCCCAGGTCACCGGGACACGACCGTCCGCCCCCCAAGGAGGGGATGACGGGAACAGGGGCCTCTGA
- a CDS encoding aldehyde dehydrogenase, producing MTTVIERDQLFVGGRWQDPASAERIEVRSPHDQRLVATVPLAGAADADAAVSAARAALDGGDWAATTGKDRAEVIRRVSAGLQARAEELAGVITDEMGSPAKFSLFGQAIAPAMVLDGYAELAERFPFEQRRAGLMGPCLIQKVPVGVAAGIVPWNVPVFLACMKLGAALAAGAPIILKPPPEAPVSSFLLAEVLLDAGLPPGAVSILPGGADLGRYLVAHPGVDKVSFTGSSAAGRTVGATCGQLVKRCTLELGGKSAGIILEDADLATVVPQLLDSGLQNNGQVCAAQSRILAPAARYDEIVDALADQLRGLVVGDPRDPGTDVGPVVSGRQRDRVEGYLADGKASGARLVVGGGRPAGLDAGFYVEPTLFADVDNASRIAREEIFGPVVTVIRYRDTDEAVAIANDSDYGLSGSVWTADLDRGVALASRIRTGTCAVNSVAIVEPRSPFGGFKQSGIGREMGPEGVEAYLETRTVVLPFG from the coding sequence ATGACCACCGTGATCGAGCGCGACCAGCTGTTCGTAGGCGGCCGTTGGCAGGACCCGGCCTCGGCCGAACGCATCGAGGTCCGTTCGCCGCACGACCAGCGCCTGGTGGCCACCGTGCCGCTGGCGGGCGCGGCGGACGCCGACGCGGCGGTCAGCGCGGCGCGGGCGGCGCTGGACGGCGGCGACTGGGCGGCCACCACCGGCAAGGACCGCGCCGAGGTGATCCGCAGGGTGTCGGCCGGGCTGCAGGCCCGCGCCGAGGAGCTGGCCGGGGTGATCACCGACGAGATGGGCTCGCCGGCGAAGTTCTCCCTGTTCGGGCAGGCGATCGCGCCCGCGATGGTCCTCGACGGCTACGCCGAGCTGGCCGAGCGGTTTCCCTTCGAACAGCGGCGGGCCGGCCTGATGGGGCCCTGCCTGATCCAGAAGGTCCCGGTAGGCGTGGCCGCCGGCATCGTGCCGTGGAACGTCCCGGTCTTCCTCGCCTGCATGAAGCTCGGCGCCGCGCTCGCCGCGGGCGCGCCGATCATCCTCAAGCCGCCCCCCGAGGCGCCGGTCAGCTCGTTCCTGCTCGCCGAGGTGCTTCTCGACGCCGGCCTCCCACCCGGCGCGGTGAGCATCCTGCCCGGTGGCGCGGACCTCGGCCGCTACCTGGTCGCCCACCCGGGCGTCGACAAGGTGTCGTTCACCGGCAGCAGCGCGGCCGGCCGGACCGTCGGCGCCACCTGCGGACAGCTCGTGAAGCGGTGCACGCTCGAACTCGGCGGCAAGTCGGCCGGGATCATCCTCGAGGACGCCGACCTCGCCACGGTCGTCCCGCAGCTGCTGGACTCCGGCCTGCAGAACAACGGCCAGGTCTGCGCGGCGCAGAGCCGCATCCTGGCCCCGGCGGCGCGCTACGACGAGATCGTCGACGCCCTCGCCGACCAGCTGCGCGGCCTGGTCGTCGGCGACCCCCGCGACCCCGGCACCGACGTCGGCCCGGTGGTCTCGGGCCGCCAGCGTGACCGCGTCGAGGGCTACCTCGCGGACGGTAAGGCGAGTGGCGCCCGGCTGGTCGTCGGCGGCGGCCGCCCCGCCGGCCTGGACGCCGGCTTCTACGTCGAGCCCACGCTGTTCGCCGACGTCGACAACGCCAGCCGGATCGCCCGCGAGGAGATCTTCGGCCCGGTGGTGACGGTCATCCGGTACCGCGACACCGACGAGGCGGTGGCGATCGCCAACGACTCCGACTACGGGCTGTCGGGCTCGGTGTGGACCGCCGACCTCGACCGCGGCGTCGCGCTGGCCAGCCGGATCCGCACCGGCACCTGCGCGGTCAACTCGGTCGCGATCGTCGAGCCGCGCAGCCCGTTCGGCGGGTTCAAGCAGTCCGGGATCGGCCGCGAGATGGGCCCCGAGGGCGTCGAGGCCTACCTGGAGACCCGCACCGTCGTGCTGCCCTTCGGGTGA
- a CDS encoding NAD(P)-dependent alcohol dehydrogenase, which translates to MKATAAVLRQADGPYVLEEVELDPPGAGEVLVRVVSAGMCHTDIVPRQEGAPTPTPIITGHEGAGVVEAVGAGVTRVSVGDHVVLSFDSCGQCPSCQRGAPPYCDLFLFRNFFGRRLDGTTGVRDAAGGEIASRWFGQSSFATYCVAAERCVVVVDSDLPLEKLGPLGCGILTGAGSVLVDLNVRAGASLAVFGAGAVGLAAVMAAKVAGAETIIAIDLHQHRLELATELGATHVLDGASADLVAQIQGLTGGGADYTFDTTGNVGVITNAVGALRMGGHCGLVGIQTEPVTFDPVALLGKRVSGILEGGADPQVVIPRLIELWRAGSFPFDRLIETFPLEAINAAEEASLSGKVVKPVLLPSAGS; encoded by the coding sequence ATGAAGGCGACTGCGGCGGTGCTGCGGCAGGCGGACGGGCCGTACGTGCTGGAGGAGGTCGAGCTCGATCCGCCGGGGGCGGGCGAGGTGCTCGTCCGCGTCGTGAGCGCGGGCATGTGCCACACCGACATCGTGCCGCGGCAGGAGGGCGCGCCGACGCCGACGCCGATCATCACCGGGCACGAGGGCGCCGGTGTGGTCGAGGCCGTCGGCGCGGGCGTCACGCGGGTGTCGGTCGGCGACCACGTCGTGCTCTCGTTCGACTCGTGCGGCCAGTGCCCGAGCTGCCAGCGGGGCGCGCCGCCGTACTGCGACCTGTTCCTGTTCCGCAACTTCTTCGGGCGGCGCCTGGACGGCACCACCGGAGTCCGGGATGCCGCCGGCGGCGAGATCGCGTCGCGCTGGTTCGGCCAGTCGTCGTTCGCGACCTACTGCGTCGCCGCGGAGCGCTGCGTCGTCGTCGTGGACTCCGACCTGCCACTGGAGAAGCTGGGGCCGCTCGGCTGCGGCATCCTCACCGGCGCGGGCTCGGTGCTCGTCGACCTGAACGTCCGGGCGGGCGCCAGCCTCGCCGTGTTCGGCGCCGGCGCGGTGGGCCTCGCGGCGGTCATGGCGGCGAAGGTCGCCGGCGCGGAGACGATCATCGCGATTGACCTGCACCAGCATCGGTTGGAGCTGGCCACCGAGCTCGGCGCGACCCACGTCCTGGACGGGGCGAGCGCCGACCTCGTCGCCCAGATCCAGGGCCTGACCGGCGGCGGCGCCGACTACACCTTCGACACCACCGGCAACGTCGGGGTCATCACGAACGCGGTCGGCGCGCTGCGGATGGGCGGGCACTGCGGGCTGGTGGGCATCCAGACCGAGCCGGTCACGTTCGACCCGGTCGCGCTGCTGGGCAAGCGGGTGTCCGGAATCCTCGAGGGCGGCGCCGACCCGCAGGTGGTGATCCCCCGGCTGATCGAGCTGTGGCGGGCGGGCAGCTTCCCGTTCGACCGGCTGATCGAGACCTTCCCGCTGGAGGCGATCAACGCCGCGGAGGAGGCCTCGCTGTCCGGCAAGGTGGTCAAGCCCGTCCTGCTCCCGTCGGCGGGTTCCTGA
- a CDS encoding SDR family oxidoreductase, whose product MFEDNQVAIVTGIGPGMGRSIALGFARRGVDVVLAARQRARLEAVADEIRQAGREPLVVPTDITDRPSCTALVEAAVERFGGVDFLVQNAHHEGDWASVADADPESWRTVFDVNLYGTLYLVQATLPAIRARGGGAIVLVNTGAVLSNPPSLGAYTASKAALAAVARTLAVEAGQWGVRVNGVFLGGVLGDNILHAAEHQSAAEGITVEEWLDRRGATLPLRHIPTPDECAGAVLFLCSDLAAAVTGQHLSVNGGQWTT is encoded by the coding sequence ATGTTCGAGGACAACCAGGTCGCGATCGTCACTGGCATCGGCCCGGGCATGGGCCGCAGCATCGCGCTGGGTTTCGCCCGCCGCGGCGTCGACGTCGTCCTCGCCGCCCGGCAGCGCGCCCGCCTCGAGGCGGTGGCCGACGAGATACGCCAGGCCGGCCGCGAACCGCTGGTGGTGCCGACCGACATCACCGACCGGCCCTCCTGCACCGCCCTCGTCGAGGCCGCGGTGGAACGCTTCGGCGGCGTCGACTTCCTGGTCCAGAACGCCCACCACGAGGGTGACTGGGCCTCCGTCGCCGACGCCGACCCCGAGAGCTGGCGGACGGTCTTCGACGTCAACCTCTACGGGACCCTGTACCTCGTCCAGGCCACGCTCCCGGCGATCCGCGCGCGCGGCGGCGGAGCGATCGTCCTGGTGAACACCGGCGCGGTGCTGTCGAACCCGCCCAGCCTCGGGGCCTACACCGCTTCCAAGGCGGCGCTCGCCGCCGTCGCCCGCACCCTGGCGGTCGAGGCCGGGCAGTGGGGCGTCCGGGTCAACGGCGTGTTCCTCGGCGGCGTGCTCGGCGACAACATCCTGCACGCGGCCGAGCACCAGTCGGCGGCCGAGGGCATCACCGTCGAGGAATGGCTCGACCGGCGGGGCGCCACGCTGCCGCTGCGGCACATACCGACACCCGACGAGTGCGCCGGCGCCGTGCTGTTCCTGTGCTCGGACCTGGCCGCCGCCGTCACCGGGCAGCACCTGAGCGTCAACGGCGGTCAGTGGACGACCTGA
- a CDS encoding acyl-CoA dehydrogenase family protein: protein MTDEAAGDVRTNDVTGGAGTGGAGTGAVGTGGVIGLDEFRAEVRAWLAANLRRRPVGVQDGGEARTDGQVAAARPLQRKLFDAGYAGISFPREYGGRGLGAEHERVFREESRDFVTPHFGGAGHVTFTAIARSMLAHASPEFLSRHIPPILAGERLWCQFYSEPEAGSDLAGIRTTARREGDRWVLNGSKIWSTGAHQADYAMCLARTDWDVPKHRGLTWFAVPTDATGVTVRPIRQINGASGFCEAFLDDVVVSDEDVIGEINQGWSVAQTMLVHERGAGSFGPARAEPRDLAPDLVELARRAGRIEDPVARQAIARAHINDFAQYHLGLRIGAQLRGSAAPQPAVAAYGKLAAGVLSPIRARITVEVGGAEALLWPQGADESATAPATTYLNGRMVSIAAGTNEVQRNGIGERVLGLPREPSFDARKPFRDVVRDARTWDGRIG from the coding sequence ATGACGGACGAGGCGGCGGGCGACGTGAGAACGAACGACGTGACGGGCGGCGCGGGGACGGGCGGCGCGGGCACGGGTGCGGTGGGGACTGGTGGCGTGATCGGGCTCGACGAGTTCCGGGCCGAGGTGCGGGCGTGGCTGGCCGCGAACCTGCGGCGGCGGCCGGTGGGGGTTCAGGACGGCGGTGAGGCGCGCACCGACGGGCAGGTCGCCGCCGCCAGGCCGCTGCAGCGCAAGCTGTTCGACGCCGGGTACGCGGGCATCTCGTTCCCGCGGGAGTACGGCGGCCGAGGGCTCGGCGCCGAGCACGAGCGGGTGTTCCGGGAGGAGTCGCGGGACTTCGTCACCCCGCACTTCGGCGGCGCGGGCCACGTCACGTTCACCGCGATCGCCCGGTCGATGCTCGCGCACGCGTCGCCGGAGTTCCTGAGCCGGCACATCCCGCCGATCCTGGCGGGGGAGCGGTTGTGGTGCCAGTTCTACTCCGAGCCCGAGGCCGGTTCCGACCTGGCCGGCATCCGGACCACGGCGCGCCGCGAGGGCGACCGGTGGGTGCTGAACGGGTCGAAGATCTGGAGCACGGGCGCGCACCAGGCCGACTACGCGATGTGCCTGGCGCGCACGGACTGGGACGTGCCGAAGCACCGCGGCCTGACCTGGTTCGCCGTCCCCACCGACGCCACGGGCGTCACGGTGCGCCCGATCCGGCAGATCAACGGGGCGTCCGGGTTCTGCGAGGCCTTCCTCGACGACGTCGTCGTGTCCGACGAGGACGTCATCGGCGAGATCAACCAGGGCTGGTCGGTAGCGCAGACCATGCTGGTCCACGAGCGCGGCGCCGGGAGCTTCGGCCCGGCCCGGGCGGAGCCCCGCGACCTGGCCCCCGACCTCGTCGAGCTCGCCCGCCGCGCCGGCCGGATCGAGGACCCGGTCGCCCGGCAGGCCATCGCGCGTGCCCACATCAACGACTTCGCCCAATATCATCTCGGCCTGCGGATCGGCGCCCAGCTGCGCGGCTCGGCGGCGCCCCAGCCGGCGGTGGCCGCGTACGGCAAGCTGGCCGCCGGCGTCCTGTCCCCGATCCGGGCGCGGATCACGGTCGAGGTCGGCGGGGCGGAGGCGCTGCTGTGGCCGCAGGGCGCGGACGAGTCGGCGACGGCGCCCGCGACCACCTACCTGAACGGCCGGATGGTCTCCATCGCCGCCGGCACGAACGAGGTGCAGCGCAACGGCATCGGCGAGCGGGTCCTGGGGCTGCCCCGGGAGCCGAGCTTCGACGCGCGCAAGCCGTTCCGGGACGTCGTGCGGGACGCCCGCACCTGGGACGGCCGGATCGGCTGA
- a CDS encoding acyl-CoA dehydrogenase family protein yields TTAALSRPAPVGRPAAAGAVSATEAADGWRLSGQATFVEDAGPGGWYLVTAAAGDGAGIDGYDGGAGLGQFLLPADAPGLRVVPLESLDLPRRFVRLELDGVAVGSSGELRAPAGGVAALVARQLALACVLTTAESVGAMDRELAMTVQYAKDRIAFGRPIGSFQALKHALADTSLALEMSKAITTAAARRLGEAGGMDGPGGQDAPAPSEGPAGSDGYGLEAASMAKAFVGDSGVDLAQSCFQVFGGIGFTWEHDQHLYLRRLTTDAAFFGDPSWHRERLCQLSGI; encoded by the coding sequence ACGACGGCGGCGCTGTCGCGGCCCGCGCCGGTCGGCCGCCCGGCCGCGGCCGGGGCGGTGTCGGCGACGGAGGCCGCCGATGGCTGGCGGCTGTCCGGGCAGGCGACGTTCGTGGAGGACGCCGGCCCGGGCGGCTGGTATCTCGTCACCGCCGCGGCCGGCGACGGCGCCGGGATCGACGGGTACGACGGCGGCGCGGGGCTCGGGCAGTTCCTGCTGCCCGCGGACGCTCCCGGCCTGCGGGTGGTGCCGCTGGAGTCGCTGGACCTCCCCCGCCGGTTCGTCCGCCTGGAGCTCGACGGCGTCGCGGTCGGGTCATCCGGCGAGCTGCGGGCGCCGGCCGGCGGGGTGGCCGCGCTGGTGGCCCGGCAGCTCGCCCTCGCCTGCGTCCTGACCACGGCCGAGTCGGTCGGCGCGATGGACCGCGAGCTGGCGATGACCGTCCAGTACGCGAAGGACCGGATCGCGTTCGGCCGCCCGATCGGCTCGTTCCAGGCCCTGAAACACGCGCTGGCGGACACCAGCCTGGCGCTGGAGATGAGCAAGGCGATCACGACGGCCGCGGCGCGGCGCCTCGGCGAGGCAGGCGGCATGGACGGGCCGGGCGGGCAGGACGCGCCCGCGCCGTCGGAGGGCCCGGCCGGCTCGGACGGGTACGGGCTGGAGGCGGCGAGCATGGCGAAGGCGTTCGTCGGGGACAGCGGCGTCGACCTCGCCCAGAGCTGCTTCCAGGTCTTCGGCGGGATCGGCTTCACCTGGGAGCACGACCAGCATCTGTACCTGCGCCGCCTGACGACGGACGCGGCGTTCTTCGGCGACCCGAGCTGGCATCGGGAGCGCCTGTGCCAGCTGTCCGGGATCTAG
- a CDS encoding acyl-CoA dehydrogenase family protein — translation MDDFLTDEQRMLVDASARFVERTCPLEKVRALAYDDPAFAAAYRRQAGELGWYSLLVPDDLGGGSVSDNAVLDAALVAYHRGRALQPGPFVGTNVVAYALAAAGGGEHTAKVLPALLSGEASAAWALAAAPVPPVPPAPAGT, via the coding sequence GTGGACGATTTCCTGACGGACGAGCAGCGGATGCTGGTGGACGCGTCCGCGCGCTTCGTCGAGCGCACCTGCCCGCTCGAGAAGGTCCGGGCGCTGGCCTACGACGATCCCGCCTTCGCCGCCGCCTACCGGCGCCAGGCCGGCGAGCTGGGGTGGTACTCGCTGCTCGTCCCCGACGACCTGGGCGGCGGGAGCGTCTCGGACAACGCCGTCCTGGACGCGGCTCTCGTGGCCTACCACCGGGGCCGCGCGCTGCAGCCCGGCCCGTTCGTCGGGACGAACGTGGTCGCGTACGCGCTCGCGGCCGCGGGCGGCGGCGAGCACACGGCGAAGGTGCTGCCCGCCCTCCTGTCCGGCGAGGCCTCGGCGGCCTGGGCGCTCGCCGCCGCGCCGGTCCCGCCGGTTCCGCCGGCCCCGGCGGGGACG
- a CDS encoding alpha/beta fold hydrolase, with product MPFADVGDVRLFFTDEGSGDLPLLLVHGYAADSHDWSWQLPQLLAGHRVIAVDLRGHGRSSAPPKGYTTTQFAADLAGLLDQLEIDRVVAFGHSMGGSVVSALAVDHPGKVAAVVAVDPAYLLPDEVAGGIQPMLDLLADTDPVPFVQQLVGGMESPARHPALRTWQVRRIAGMEGHVLSQALAAQVTGMALRSHSEPYLRRRSCPVLSFYADPSRAAAEQAVFADSRSRVVTWEGAGHWLHQERPAEFNALVTTWLASIA from the coding sequence GTGCCGTTCGCCGACGTGGGTGACGTCCGGTTGTTCTTCACCGACGAGGGCAGCGGAGACTTACCGCTGCTGCTCGTCCACGGCTACGCCGCCGACTCCCACGACTGGAGCTGGCAGCTGCCGCAGCTGCTCGCCGGCCATCGGGTGATCGCGGTGGACCTGCGCGGCCACGGCCGGTCCAGCGCTCCGCCGAAGGGTTACACGACGACGCAGTTCGCCGCCGACCTGGCCGGGCTGCTCGACCAGCTGGAGATCGACAGGGTGGTCGCCTTCGGGCACTCGATGGGTGGCAGCGTGGTCAGCGCCCTGGCCGTGGACCATCCGGGGAAGGTCGCCGCCGTGGTCGCCGTCGACCCCGCCTACCTGCTGCCGGACGAGGTGGCCGGTGGCATCCAGCCGATGCTGGACCTGCTCGCCGACACGGACCCGGTGCCGTTCGTCCAGCAGCTCGTCGGGGGCATGGAGTCGCCGGCGCGGCATCCGGCCCTGCGTACCTGGCAGGTGCGCCGGATCGCCGGGATGGAAGGCCACGTGCTGAGCCAGGCGCTGGCGGCGCAGGTGACCGGGATGGCGCTGCGTTCGCACAGCGAGCCGTACCTGCGCCGGCGGAGCTGCCCGGTGCTGAGCTTCTACGCCGACCCGTCGCGAGCCGCCGCCGAGCAGGCCGTCTTCGCCGACTCCCGGTCGCGGGTGGTGACCTGGGAGGGCGCGGGTCACTGGCTGCACCAGGAGCGCCCGGCCGAGTTCAACGCGCTCGTCACCACCTGGCTCGCGTCGATCGCCTAG
- a CDS encoding thiolase family protein — MTDAVIVSTARTPIGRARKGSLVGLDAFQLAEIAVPAALERSGVPARDVDALVVAEAYQGGGVLARNVAVRLGLEDLAGIATNQHCAGGLAAVAIGAGSIRAGMDRVVIAGGAESLTNSAMTTTRRGPDGQPVTWVSASHPETPDAPAFDMSITVGENTARELSLTRLDVDEWAAYSHAQAIASIDGGYFVDQIVPVEVTAPDGTTRMFDTDEFPRRGTTVETLAQLRLLHPELPDATVTAGNAAGLNDAAAAVTLASGEYAAAHGLAPLARIRSWASVGIAPALTGLGPSLAIPKALDRAGLTLADIDLFEVNEAFCSVPVATIRKLGISPEIVNVNGSGASLGHPIAATGARMVVTMVHELRRRGRSLGVVSMCAGGGMGAAMVIEAL, encoded by the coding sequence GTGACCGACGCCGTCATCGTCTCGACCGCCCGTACGCCCATCGGGCGAGCCCGCAAGGGATCGCTGGTCGGCCTGGACGCGTTCCAGCTCGCCGAGATCGCGGTGCCCGCGGCGCTGGAGCGCAGCGGCGTGCCGGCCCGGGACGTCGACGCCCTGGTGGTCGCCGAGGCCTACCAGGGCGGCGGGGTACTCGCCCGCAACGTCGCCGTGCGGCTCGGCCTGGAGGACCTCGCCGGGATCGCCACCAACCAGCACTGCGCCGGTGGCCTGGCCGCCGTCGCGATCGGCGCCGGCAGCATCAGGGCCGGCATGGACAGGGTCGTCATCGCCGGCGGCGCCGAGAGCCTGACCAACAGCGCGATGACCACCACGAGGCGGGGGCCGGACGGCCAGCCGGTGACGTGGGTGTCCGCGTCGCACCCGGAGACGCCGGACGCCCCGGCCTTCGACATGTCGATCACCGTCGGCGAGAACACCGCCCGCGAGCTGAGCCTGACCCGGCTCGACGTGGACGAGTGGGCCGCCTACAGCCACGCCCAGGCGATCGCCTCGATCGACGGCGGCTACTTCGTCGACCAGATCGTGCCGGTCGAGGTGACGGCGCCGGACGGCACCACCCGGATGTTCGACACCGACGAGTTCCCGCGCCGGGGCACCACCGTCGAGACGCTCGCCCAGCTGCGGCTGCTGCACCCGGAGCTGCCGGACGCGACGGTGACCGCCGGCAACGCCGCGGGCCTGAACGACGCGGCGGCCGCGGTCACGCTGGCCAGCGGCGAGTACGCGGCGGCGCACGGGCTGGCCCCGCTGGCCCGGATCCGGTCATGGGCCTCGGTCGGGATCGCCCCCGCGCTGACCGGGCTCGGCCCGTCGCTGGCGATCCCGAAGGCGCTGGACCGCGCCGGGCTGACGCTCGCCGACATCGACCTGTTCGAGGTCAACGAGGCGTTCTGCTCGGTCCCGGTGGCGACCATCCGCAAGCTCGGCATCTCCCCGGAGATCGTGAACGTGAACGGCAGCGGTGCGAGCCTCGGCCACCCGATCGCCGCCACCGGCGCCCGGATGGTCGTGACCATGGTCCACGAGCTGCGCCGGCGCGGGAGGTCTCTCGGCGTCGTGTCGATGTGCGCGGGCGGCGGCATGGGCGCCGCGATGGTCATCGAGGCCCTCTGA